From Brassica oleracea var. oleracea cultivar TO1000 chromosome C3, BOL, whole genome shotgun sequence, a single genomic window includes:
- the LOC106336459 gene encoding putative SWI/SNF-related matrix-associated actin-dependent regulator of chromatin subfamily A member 3-like 2 codes for MGTKVSDHLLSTVRSVVGSDHSDMDIIRALHMANLDPTAAINIIFDTPSFSKPNDIAAAANPIPRAVNGGRRVEDGIKVCPFSEGAANHHRVEEEEDESVSGDECWWFVGCSELSGLSTCKGRRLKAGDELLFTFPSSKALKSETTTPGKRFGRGRPSARNVSDIVRFSTKDSGEIGRIPNEWAKCLLPLVRDKKVRIEGRCKSAPESLGIMDTILLSVSVYINSSMFQKHSATSLKVASNTAEESIFHPLPNLLRLLGLTPFKKAEFTPEDLSTRKRPLSSKDPVSTSLLQLNKVKKLNQDAEGDENEHCISDGDLDNIVGVGDSSDLQEMETPRKLLCELRAYQKQALHWMTQLEKGNCTDEAATMLHPCWEAYYLADKRDPVIYLNSFTGDATIHFPSTLQMARGGILADAMGLGKTVMTISLMLAHSWKAASTGFQCPINEGDKGISSSVDESTSPSVKATKFPGFDKKLLEQQSALENGGNLIICPMTLLAQWKSEIEMHAKPGSLSVYLHYGPDRPKDVKLLTQSDVVITTYGVLTSEFFAENSAKSEGLYAVRWFRIVLDEAHTIKNSKTQVSLAAAALVSDRRWCLTGTPIQNTLEDLYSLLRFLRIEPWGTWAWWNKLVQKPFEEGDERGLKLVQSILKPIMLRRTKSSTDRDGRPILVLPPADARVIYCELSESERDFYDALFKRSKVKFDQFVQQGKVLHNYASILELLLRLRQCCDHPFLVMSRGDTAQYSDLNKLAKRFLGGKSCGLEKEGKDVLPSVAFVQEVVEELSKGEQGECPICLEAFEDAVLTPCAHRLCRECLLASWRNSSSGLCPVCRKTVSKQELITAPTESRFQVDVEKNWVESSKITALLQELESFRSSGSKSIIFSQWTAFLDLLQIPLSRNNISFVRLDGTLNQQQREKVLKEFSEDGSIMVMLMSLKAGGVGINLTAASNAFVMDPWWNPAVEEQAVMRIHRIGQTKEVKIRRFIIKGTVEERMEAVQARKQRMISGALTDQEVRSARIEELKMLFT; via the exons ATGGGGACGAAAGTTTCAGACCATCTGCTCTCCACCGTCAGATCAGTCGTGGGCTCCGATCACTCAGACATGGACATAATCAGAGCCCTTCACATGGCGAATCTCGATCCCACGGCTGCCATCAATATAATCTTCGACACTCCCAGTTTCAGCAAACCTAACGACATCGCCGCCGCCGCTAATCCTATTCCGAGGGCGGTTAATGGAGGGAGGAGAGTGGAGGACGGCATAAAGGTCTGTCCTTTTAGTGAAGGAGCAGCGAATCATCATCGCGTGGAGGAGGAAGAAGATGAGAGTGTTTCAGGGGATGAGTGTTGGTGGTTCGTGGGCTGTTCCGAGTTGTCGGGATTGTCTACATGTAAAGGAAGGAGATTGAAGGCTGGTGATGAGCTGTTGTTCACGTTTCCGAGTAGTAAAGCGTTAAAGTCCGAGACTACGACGCCTGGGAAGCGATTTGGAAGGGGAAGGCCAAGTGCGCGTAATGTTTCTGATATCGTCAGGTTCTCTACAAAGGACTCAGGAGAG ATTGGTAGGATACCAAATGAGTGGGCTAAGTGTCTTCTACCGCTTGTGAGAGACAAGAAGGTTAGGATAGAAGGGAGATGCAAGTCGGCGCCTGAATCATTAGGCATTATGGATACCATTCTTCTTTCAGTAAG CGTATACATTAATAGTTCCATGTTTCAAAAGCATAGTGCTACATCACTTAAGGTAGCCAGTAATACGGCAGAGGAATCGATATTCCATCCTCTCCCAAACCTCTTGCGGTTACTCGGTTTGACTCCCTTTAAGAAG GCAGAGTTTACTCCTGAGGATTTGTCCACTAGGAAGCGACCTTTGAGTTCCAAG GATCCCGTTTCTACTTCGTTGCTTCAACTAAACAAGGTCAAGAAGCTTAATCAAGATGCAGAGGGAGATGAAAACGAGCACTGTATCAGCGATGGTGATCTTGATAACATTGTTGGTGTTGGGGACAGTTCTGATTTACAG GAAATGGAAACTCCACGTAAACTTCTGTGTGAGCTTCGTGCTTATCAAAAGCAAGCACTTCACTGGATGACCCAACTGGAGAAAGGAAATTGCACTGATGAGGCAGCAACAATGCTTCACCCATGTTGGGAAGCATACTATTTAGCAGACAA GAGGGATCCTGTTATCTACCTGAACTCTTTCACTGGTGATGCTACAATACACTTTCCTAGCACACTTCAAATGGCAAGAGGAGGA ATTCTAGCAGACGCAATGGGTCTCGGGAAGACTGTAATGACCATATCCCTTATGCTTGCACATTCATGGAAAGCTGCCTCAACTGGGTTTCAATGCCCCATTAATGAAGGCGACAAAGGGATCAGCAGTTCTGTAGATGAGTCTACTAGTCCTTCAGTGAAGGCAACTAAATTTCCAGGTTTTGATAAGAAGCTTCTGGAACAGCAAAGTGCCCTTGAAAATGGTGGTAACCTAATTATATGTCCGATGACACTTTTAGCCCAGTGGAAG TCAGAGATTGAAATGCATGCTAAGCCTGGGTCCCTATCTGTATATCTTCATTACGGCCCTGACAGGCCAAAGGATGTTAAACTTCTAACCCAGAGTGATGTTGTCATCACCACATATGGGGTTCTAACATCCGAATTTTTCGCAGAG AACTCAGCCAAGAGCGAAGGACTTTATGCAGTTCGTTGGTTTAGGATTGTTCTTGATGAGGCACATACCATCAAAAACTCAAAAACCCAAGTATCGTTGGCTGCAGCAGCTTTGGTTTCTGATCGACGTTGGTGTCTTACGGGTACTCCTATCCAG AATACTTTGGAGGATTTATATAGCCTTCTACGATTTTTGAGGATTGAACCATGGGGAACTTGGGCATG GTGGAATAAACTTGTCCAAAAGCCATTTGAAGAGGGAGATGAGAGAGGGCTAAAGCTAGTACAGTCTATTTTAAAACCTATCATGCTTAGGAGAACCAAGTCTAGCACAGATCGAGATGGACG ACCGATTCTTGTTCTACCCCCTGCTGATGCAAGGGTCATTTACTGTGAGCTCTCGGAGTCCGAGAGGGATTTCTACGATGCGCTGTTTAAACGATCAAAG GTGAAATTTGATCAATTTGTTCAACAAGGGAAAGTTCTTCATAACTATGCTTCGATCCTGGAACTGCTTCTGCGTCTTAGACAGTGTTGCGATCACCCATTTCTAGTAATGAG TCGAGGTGATACAGCGCAGTACTCTGATCTGAATAAGCTCGCTAAACGTTTTCTGGGTGGAAAGTCTTGTGGTCTAGAGAAGGAAGGCAAAGATGTACTACCATCAGTGGCTTTTGTTCAGGAGGTGGTAGAGGAACTGAGCAAAGGAGAGCAAGGAGAGTGTCCAATATGCCTCGAAGCGTTTGAGGATGCGGTTTTAACACCGTGTGCTCATCGATTGTGTCGTGAGTGTCTCTTGGCAAGTTGGCGAAACTCTTCTTCTGGGTTATGTCCTGTGTGTAG GAAAACTGTAAGCAAACAAGAACTCATCACAGCACCAACAGAAAGTAGATTCCAGGTGGATGTGGAGAAGAATTGGGTAGAATCATCGAAAATCACTGCTCTTCTGCAAGAGCTTGAAAGTTTTCGTTCTTCAGGGTCTAAGAGCATTATCTTTAGCCAGTGGACTGCTTTTCTCGATCTCCTCCAAATTCCCCTCTCTCG GAACAACATTTCATTTGTGCGTCTGGATGGAACGCTAAACCAGCAGCAAAGAGAGAAAGTCCTTAAAGAGTTTTCTGAAGATGGCAGTATCATG GTAATGTTGATGTCTCTAAAAGCTGGTGGTGTTGGGATAAATCTAACAGCTGCGTCCAATGCTTTTGTCATG GATCCATGGTGGAACCCAGCAGTAGAGGAACAAGCTGTTATGCGTATCCATCGTATAGGACAGACTAAGGAAGTCAAAATCAGAAGATTCATCATTAAG GGAACAGTTGAGGAGAGGATGGAGGCGGTTCAGGCGAGGAAACAGAGAATGATCTCTGGGGCTTTAACCGATCAAGAAGTACGAAGTGCACGTATAGAGGAACTCAAGATGTTGTTTACCTGA